Part of the Polyodon spathula isolate WHYD16114869_AA chromosome 18, ASM1765450v1, whole genome shotgun sequence genome, TCTCATTTAACAAAACCAggggaggatccaggcacaccagcttATGCCAAAGCATGGAGGTGACAAGACTGTTAATGATGTGGACCCTACCCCTGAAGGAGAGCCgagagaggagccactgccagctctgcagtcTCCCCTTCACCCTGTCCAGCATCCCCTCCCATTTCTGCTGCATGAACTGTTCATTCcccaaataaataactaaaagttTGACTCCAATTTTGTTCCAGCTGAAAATTGAAGGCAGTaatggaggggggtgggggtggggggtaccAACAAGCTGCCAACAAGAAAAGCTTCAGTTTTTGCCCAGCTTACTCGTGCTGAGGTTACTTTTTCATACATTCTAATGCATGGCTCCAGCACAGCAACGTCTCGTCAGTTGTGACAAACACGCTGAGATCGTCAACATATGTGGGGATCTTGATAGGGGTTGCATTGGGCACAGCTGGTACTGCCAGTCCAGGCAGTTTCCCCCTCAGCTGGTGTAGCAGGGGTTCTATAGAGAGGGCATAGAGCATCCCTGAGAGGGAGCAGCCCTGCCGTATCCCCCTCTGCACAAGGAAGGGGACAGTCAGATCATTATTAATCTtcacaacactaaaaacattgtGATAAAGGAGCCTTATAAAAGAagtaaaaacagggccaaaaccaaaagattttaaaacacgAAATAGATACTCATAGTCAACTCTATCAAAATCTTTTTCCTGATCAagggaaattaaaccaaaaccaaCATTATAGACtttgaatacattaaaaagatctcttaataaaaacaaattatcaaaaatcgATCTCTTGGGCACGCAGTACAACTGGTCTGTGTGCACCTCTGATCCAATGTTAGTCTCTAGGCAATAAGCGAGAGCCTTGGAAAGCAGTCTGTAACCGGAGCACCAGTTCTTGATGtcacagaggtctcctttcttggttAGTAGTGGCAGTACTCCATCCCGAACACATTCCTGCAGGACCTGGTACAGGTCCTCACCAACACAGCTCCACAACTTTTTATAGAATTCTGCAGGCAGTCCATGCAGTCCCGGAGCCTTCCCTTTGGAGAGCTGTGCCACGGCTGCAGTGAGCTGTGGGAATGCCAGCGGAGTGTCCAATTCGCTGCTCTCCTCCTTGTCCAGGCTGAAAGACCCTGGAGAAGCAGTTCCATCTCTCCCAGATCGCTGCCCTCAGCCTTGTAGAGATCAGTATAAAAGCTCACTGCAACATGCCTGAGCTCCGCAGGGCTGGAGATCTCTCTCCCCCCTGCAGCCTCAGACAGCACATTGTCTTGCGCTCCGCTGTCTTTCTCTTCAGGCCAAAGAAGAAGGCTGCGGGGGTGTCCATATCTTTAAGTTCAGTAAAGTGGGCTCTGAGCAGAGAGCTCTTCATCTTCTtctccagcaggctgcccaggagctgcatcCTCTCCTGCAGGCCCCGATACGCCACCTCATCGCTCTTGCTGGCCAGCTGGCTCTCAAActcaacaatctctctctccagctcactgACCACTGCATCCACTGACCTGGTAACATGCTGTGTGTATTGTTGACAGaaaagttttatttgaattttcctTATATCCCACTGAAAATTAAACTactaaaaatttttttttcattttgccaattttttcaaaacaattaaaaataattagtgAAGTTTTTGTCcaatatgattttgaatgtgatttggttgGTAGTGAAACAGTGATGGAAACAAAATGATGATCAGAAAAGCTACTGGGTGCTATACTACTTTTAGTGAATTTGTTAATATGCTGTTGTGGAGTATAGAACCTATCCAGGCGCGCCCCTGACAGctgattttgattacatttgatcCATGTATATTGTCTACTTGTGGGATGAAAAAATCCTCCAAATGTCAACCAGGTCAGAAGTATTTAATACAGTGGCCAGCTCCCTGACAGATTGGGGATGGGGGGTCCCTGTGGTTTctatctttattaaaatcaagagtacaattaaaatctcccccCACCATGAGGAAACTATTCGTACTGCAACCCCTGAGTACCAGACTGagcttttaaaaaatcaaatcttaataaaatcaataaaaatcccAGCATGTTTTATCTGTAGTTTTAAAAGTCGACCTTGAATAATCTCCTCAATAGATAAAATCTCTGCCCCaaatcctggagaaaataaaacagcaaccccaGCACTAAAATTAGAACCATGGCTTAAAATACAGTCGCCCTTCcactcagactgccagtgagacTGATTACTGCTGTCTGAGTGTGTTTCTTTCGATCaattaattgttaataaaagggggaatatttgacaatattactTTGGTAAGAGGCGTAGATAACGGTGTTACAGTTACCAAAGAATCATTCAACATAAATCCCTCTTCCACAATTTTGTTAACCAGATTTTCTTGGTTAAGGAAAATGACTATAGCTTTGTTCATCCGTGAGGTGGATTTTATCTTTTCAAAGCCAACCACCCGCCCCACGGCAAGCAGCACATCTTCAACAGAatcattattttcagaaaaaactttaaaaccttgGCGCCTAGTAAGCCCCCCCAACCCACTGAAGTGGGAGCCCGTCTTTGGGCACACACTGGctaaaaaacctttaaaaagtactaagataacaaaaaaaatacttaaaaaaaaaaagtttaataaatatataataaataaatatataagtaaatgGCGACAtagctcaccactaccactctCATACAGCTTGCAAATCCTGATTGCAGCAGCCCCTCCCACaatcctcagagagagagagagagagagagagagagagagagagagagagagagagagagagagagagagagagagactgactctatatatctatatacaataCCACAAGGGGACTCAAGTTTCTACTTCCAATATTCTTTAAAGAGTTGGAGCTGTTTGGGACTAATGCTTAAGGCTAATTAAATAACCATTTAATTATAGGGAATTAAAAGAGCTAATGTAAAGCAATACTAATTTGGCTTCAATTAAAGTGACATacatacaaccccccccccgaaaaaaaaaaacattgcatgttCTCTATTTTAGAGTGAGATTTATTAATTTGTGTAAACTGCATTTGAAGTAGTGCACTGCGACATTAAACAACCAATAACAAGGATTgagttcaaatgttttatttctgtcacTTAAAGCTAATGCATGTTAGTTTACAACAATGAGAAACGTCATTGGATTTTGCACATGACGTCTCCTGATGCTTTTCTCGTGGTTACGCGGTGGATAATGGACCACAGTGACGTAAGTTGTTTAGTGGTACTGCTTGCTCAGGGCGGAGacaatgacagcaatcatcttcTGCCATGCAGCCTGGACATCTGGGGTGTAGGCACTGCCGAAAGTGGCAGCCAGAACAATGGACAGGCAATCGCCAAAGTGCtggagaaaaacagaaacaagagaaGAGCACATTGTTAATCTTCAAAAGTGCCAACACACATGTCCCCCCCATGTCATGCAAAAGTTTGAATCCGggataaaagtatgttttaaaaaattaattagtGGTGTAAGGCTAAGGATATTCATTTATGTTGTCACTAAGAGAACAATACAattgttctgcttttttatttatagcTTAGTAAAATATACTTCCTCCTGTAGATAAAATAGAAAACACTGCTTATTGTACATCTTACACGACTTCTAACCAGCAAAGTAATATGGTAATCAAAAAGGTATGGACTTTTGAATGTTGATCCACATGACCTTTAATTGGAATATTTTCACGTCCCATAAACCCAGTGTTAATTTAAAGCATTTGGCACTTCTGATAGGATATGTTACTATAGTGACCTACCTTGAAGTTATCAGGGTCCACGTGGAGTGTCTCAGAGTGGAACTTACTCAGCTTGGCAAAAGCGTGACTCACATCATCCATGTGCGTGATAGCATCACCGACAGATGTAAGCACTGTCTTGCCATGAGCGTGGACTTTGTTGTTTCCAGCAATGGCGGCGGGATTGTTGATGTTGCCAAAGCCACCAAAATACCTTTGGGTCCATGGGTACACAATCAAAAGCCTGACgaagaatgttaaataataaaataaaaaaaaaaaacacgattatTAATTACAAATCCATACACTCGCAAAAACAAATGTGCTTTGACAAGATATTAGTTACATTTTCAGCTTaaactattgtattttatatatttacttaattATAAATGAAACAGAACCATACAGTTTTGCTATAATGTTACaatttgtataaaatacaaatttataaCATATCTTATCACAGCCTATccttatatatttgaaataatatgCAATATCTGTACCTGACTAAGGCTTGGGCGCCAACTTCCTCAACGTTGATCTTCGCCCATAAGTCTTTAATGGCATGGCGTTCATGATCTGTCCAGTGAACCATTGTggttgtgttattttctttggaTGGTGCGCAATAATCTCTCCACAAAGAAGCACGTACCGACTTGTTCTTTCGACCTGGCTTTTATGGGTCACTGAAACCCTTACCCAATATGGAACCTGCGCTGACTGGCTGATCTCTCACAAGAGGCGTGGTCTTGGCATTTGATTCCTTGGCATGCTTATCTTATTGTGGCACATGCCTTTACATATAACaggtattacaaaaaataatatactgtataaatgtttttaaaaaattgaaagaaagaaataagctAATACTAAAGACAGTATAGTTTTGCTTGCTCctttgtttgtttctgaaaatatatttctgatgtgtatgcgtttgtgtgtgtgtgtgtgcgtttgaaTATGCAAGTGCATATTATTATGAAATAAGTCtcgttttaaaacaacaacacatttacaAGAAAGACTCATTTGGATATCTTATTCCAgcattgttttcatgtttgttttaaacttaaTACGATGGCAAACACAATAATTCAGTATACTAATAAAacgatattgtttgtttttacacaagGGTCTTTATATAAACTCTTGGGCACTCTCTTATACCCTGATTTTGCTATAAAGAACTAATATTATACACTGAACTACCGAGGGTTCCAAATAGAACCATTAAtgctttatatttgtaattccaAATTGGGTTCAAATTGAAGCAACTATAAATATCGTTCTCATGGTCAAAATGCTACTAATGGTTACCTTTACAGGTGCAGTTTGTATGGAGCACAGTTTCTATTTATGCATTGTTATTTGTATCAACACAGCATAAATATTATCTTGAAGAAATTAAtgtttacttattattttttgcataaaGGATTAAGAAGTGGAATTATACAAGCTTCTTATCTTCGATTGCAGGAAGGTGGAGTCGTCCTCGTTCTTTTTGCCAAATTTGTTGCATATTTTGATAATCAAATATTTGGCAGGAGGTCTGTCTTACTtggtattaataatataattccaAATGTTAATGCTGCTAAAAGAGATAAGTGTCTCAGGAAGAAAAAGCGTATCAGTAGAAACAGGGACTGCGTTTTAAAGATActtcatttgaatgttttttttttttttttttgcattacattaATGATACCATCAGTtagaaagtaaaatattaaaaataaacaagaccATTTGAACCCCAATTTACTTAAAGTTCATTAACTAACTGAATTgaagtaatacaataaataaaacaaaatcaaagaaaTACGTACATATATGAAGACATATAcgtaatgaaataaataaatacaactgccCCACGATTCAATACATACACCCCTACTGACTCCCGTGCGtttaattattgattattataatttaattgttGGTTCGGAACGCTGAggattttctctttctttttgttgttgtcagtTTTCGTTAAACCCTTGTCATGTTGTCTCTGGCTTCAGATTAGAATGTTTAAATACGAACCCTTTTTTTGTCGATTGTCTTTAGTGTATTTGGTTGATCAATCATTTTGTTACAATTATGGACGTTTCAGGGGAGCGAGTTTTGGTAGGAAAATATTAGGCAGCAGTGGATGAACCTTTAGTCTGTTCTTAATCAATATCAGGTGGCTGCACATTTATCTAACTCTTTAAGgtacaacttttttatttttgcagtgagGTGCATGAAAcggggtttaaaatgcattgacagCTTGGATCTGGTCATCAAAATTGTCAGTTTATGCAATTAGAGCtcctctcaaatgtattttaagaagaacccGTTTGAACACCCGTTCAACTCCTTGCGTACCTTAAAAGACTTTTAAATcagccaagcct contains:
- the LOC121331202 gene encoding hemoglobin cathodic subunit beta-like produces the protein MVHWTDHERHAIKDLWAKINVEEVGAQALVRLLIVYPWTQRYFGGFGNINNPAAIAGNNKVHAHGKTVLTSVGDAITHMDDVSHAFAKLSKFHSETLHVDPDNFKHFGDCLSIVLAATFGSAYTPDVQAAWQKMIAVIVSALSKQYH